The following coding sequences are from one Betaproteobacteria bacterium window:
- a CDS encoding HlyD family type I secretion periplasmic adaptor subunit: MGALRSWLAGQGPAGEEPAEAREVRKWGRRGAAAALGSLVLLLLWGVAAPLDSAVIGHGQLKVESYRQVVQHQEGGIVKAIQVRNGDEVRQGQTLIVLEDVRVSASLDLLDQQYFSEAAKNGRLRAEREMAPRVVWPADLEAATKRPEVAEIRHKEADIFQQRRAILNQQVDILGRQARDAADEAAATERQVQADHAGIRTMRDEARANRALLDKGYISPTRMLAFDRAEADYASRLAEHEADLARAKQKQSDLLFRIEGLRNTYRETAASELKESNDRLNELQQRVKPALDASERQKITAPADGVVVELKVHTLGAVVGPRETLMEIVPRDRALVAELKLPTEAVSDLTLGMTAEVRLTAFEQRTTPLVQGRLEYVSADALSDPGAQQPPYYLARVALDEQSLKDARVGPLQAGMPVEAYLRVRSRTAIGYLLDPVTQSLGRAFRER, encoded by the coding sequence GTGGGCGCGCTTAGGTCCTGGCTCGCCGGCCAGGGGCCGGCAGGGGAAGAGCCGGCGGAGGCGCGCGAGGTGCGCAAATGGGGCCGTCGGGGCGCCGCGGCGGCCCTGGGCAGTCTGGTCCTGCTCCTCCTGTGGGGCGTCGCAGCACCTCTGGACAGCGCGGTGATCGGCCACGGCCAGCTCAAGGTCGAGAGTTATCGCCAGGTGGTGCAGCACCAGGAAGGCGGCATCGTCAAAGCCATCCAGGTGAGGAACGGCGACGAAGTGCGCCAGGGCCAGACCCTGATCGTCCTGGAGGACGTGCGGGTGAGCGCTTCCCTCGACCTCCTCGACCAGCAGTATTTTTCCGAGGCAGCCAAGAATGGGCGCCTGCGGGCGGAGCGCGAAATGGCTCCCCGGGTGGTCTGGCCGGCGGATCTGGAAGCTGCCACCAAACGGCCGGAGGTGGCGGAGATCCGCCATAAGGAGGCCGACATCTTCCAGCAGCGTCGGGCCATCCTCAACCAGCAGGTCGACATCCTCGGGCGCCAGGCCCGGGACGCCGCTGACGAGGCGGCCGCCACCGAGCGCCAGGTGCAGGCCGACCACGCCGGAATCCGTACCATGCGCGACGAGGCCCGGGCCAACCGGGCGCTGCTCGACAAGGGCTACATTTCCCCCACCCGCATGCTCGCCTTCGACCGGGCCGAGGCGGATTACGCCTCCCGACTGGCCGAGCACGAGGCCGATCTGGCCCGGGCAAAACAGAAGCAGAGCGACCTGCTCTTCCGCATCGAGGGCCTGCGCAACACCTACCGCGAGACGGCGGCTTCGGAGCTCAAGGAATCCAACGACCGCCTGAACGAATTGCAGCAGCGCGTGAAGCCCGCCCTGGATGCCAGCGAACGCCAGAAGATCACCGCCCCGGCGGACGGTGTGGTGGTCGAACTCAAGGTCCATACCCTGGGGGCCGTGGTCGGCCCGCGGGAAACGCTGATGGAAATCGTGCCGCGGGACCGGGCCCTGGTGGCGGAGCTCAAGCTGCCCACCGAAGCGGTGAGCGATCTGACCCTGGGCATGACCGCCGAAGTGCGCCTGACGGCCTTCGAGCAGCGCACCACGCCCCTGGTGCAGGGCCGCCTGGAATACGTCTCGGCCGACGCCCTCAGCGACCCGGGGGCGCAACAGCCTCCCTACTATCTGGCCCGGGTGGCGCTGGACGAGCAGTCCCTCAAGGATGCCCGCGTCGGCCCCCTGCAGGCGGGCATGCCGGTGGAAGCCTACCTGCGGGTGCGCAGCCGTACGGCCATCGGCTACCTCCTCGACCCGGTGACCCAATCCCTGGGGCGCGCCTTCCGCGAACGCTGA
- a CDS encoding AMP-binding protein translates to MVDAAPGDVSAGEATFPRLLLRHARVRGGAPALREKHLGIWQTWTWAAVAERVRALAAALAALGFRRGECLAIIGDNRPHLYMMMTAAQSLGGIPVPLYQDAVADEVRFVLEDAAIRFVAAEDQEQVDKLLEVRTHWPALEYIIYDDPRGLRHYEQPGLHDFHHLLELGRQYEAAHGGFFEQEVAAADPGDVAVILYTSGTTGRPKGVAQTHGALIAAARGGISVDDLGPDDALLSYLPMAWVGDHLFSYAQALVAGFTVNCPESAETVLNDLREIGPTFYFAPPRVFEGLLTQVSIRMEDAGALKRWMYGRAMALARDCGADILDGRPVGLAKRLAYALGECVIYGPLKNVLGFSRLRAAYTAGAAIGPDLFRFYRSIGVNLKQLYGQTETCAYVCLQRNGAVRDDTVGAPAPGVELRISAGGEVLVRGPMLLREYHRRPEATAEAVDAEGFFHTGDAGFLDDDGQLKIIDRAQDVGRLAGGALFAPNYIENKLKFYPYIKEAVCFGSGRPRVCAFLNIDLGAVGNWAERRGLSYAGYADLAGRAEVRELLRQCVEDVNAGLARDVFMAEAQIQRFLVLHKELDPDDDELTRTRKVRRGFVAEKYAVLVEALYGGKASQYVETEVKFEDGRRGRVAADVVLVEARVFPTVRKVA, encoded by the coding sequence ATGGTGGATGCGGCACCCGGCGACGTGTCGGCGGGAGAGGCGACTTTTCCGCGGCTCTTGCTGCGCCACGCCCGCGTGCGGGGGGGGGCGCCGGCCCTGCGCGAAAAGCATCTGGGCATCTGGCAGACCTGGACTTGGGCCGCGGTGGCCGAGCGGGTCCGCGCCTTGGCCGCCGCCCTCGCCGCCCTGGGGTTCCGGCGCGGCGAGTGTCTCGCCATCATCGGCGACAACCGGCCCCACCTGTACATGATGATGACGGCCGCCCAAAGCCTGGGCGGCATTCCGGTGCCCCTCTACCAGGATGCCGTCGCCGATGAGGTGCGTTTCGTCCTGGAAGATGCTGCGATCCGCTTCGTCGCCGCCGAGGACCAGGAGCAGGTGGACAAGTTGCTGGAAGTCCGCACCCACTGGCCGGCGCTGGAATACATCATTTACGACGACCCGCGGGGCCTGCGTCATTACGAGCAGCCGGGCCTGCACGATTTCCACCACCTGCTCGAACTCGGCCGGCAGTACGAGGCGGCCCATGGAGGGTTTTTCGAGCAGGAAGTTGCCGCCGCCGACCCCGGTGACGTGGCGGTCATCCTCTATACCTCGGGGACTACCGGCCGCCCCAAGGGCGTCGCCCAGACCCACGGCGCCCTCATTGCAGCCGCCCGGGGAGGGATCAGTGTCGACGACCTGGGGCCCGACGATGCGCTGCTGTCCTATCTGCCCATGGCCTGGGTCGGCGACCATCTTTTTTCCTACGCCCAGGCCCTGGTGGCCGGGTTTACCGTCAACTGCCCCGAGTCGGCCGAAACGGTGCTCAACGACCTGCGGGAGATCGGGCCCACTTTCTATTTCGCGCCGCCGCGGGTGTTCGAGGGATTGCTCACCCAGGTGAGCATTCGCATGGAGGACGCCGGTGCCCTGAAGCGCTGGATGTACGGGCGTGCCATGGCCCTCGCCCGGGATTGCGGGGCGGACATCCTGGACGGCCGGCCGGTAGGTCTTGCCAAGCGCCTCGCCTACGCGCTGGGGGAATGCGTCATCTACGGGCCCCTCAAGAACGTCCTCGGTTTTTCCCGTCTGCGGGCGGCCTACACGGCGGGGGCCGCCATCGGTCCGGACCTCTTCCGCTTCTATCGCTCCATCGGCGTCAACCTCAAGCAGCTCTACGGCCAGACGGAAACCTGTGCCTACGTCTGCCTGCAACGCAATGGCGCCGTGCGTGACGATACGGTCGGGGCACCGGCGCCGGGGGTGGAACTGCGCATTTCGGCAGGGGGCGAAGTGCTGGTGCGGGGTCCGATGCTGCTGCGGGAATACCACCGGCGACCCGAGGCCACCGCCGAGGCCGTGGACGCCGAGGGCTTCTTCCATACCGGTGATGCCGGATTTCTCGACGACGATGGCCAGCTCAAGATCATCGATCGGGCGCAGGACGTGGGCCGCCTTGCCGGCGGCGCCCTCTTCGCGCCCAATTACATCGAGAACAAGCTCAAGTTCTACCCCTACATCAAGGAGGCCGTGTGCTTCGGCAGCGGCCGCCCCCGGGTCTGTGCCTTCCTCAATATCGACCTGGGCGCCGTGGGCAACTGGGCGGAAAGGCGGGGGCTCTCCTACGCCGGTTATGCCGATCTGGCCGGTCGGGCCGAGGTGCGGGAACTGCTCCGGCAATGCGTCGAGGACGTCAATGCGGGTTTGGCCCGGGATGTCTTCATGGCCGAGGCCCAAATTCAACGCTTCCTGGTCCTGCACAAGGAACTCGACCCCGACGATGACGAACTGACGCGCACCCGCAAGGTCCGGCGGGGTTTCGTCGCCGAGAAATACGCTGTGCTGGTCGAGGCGCTGTACGGGGGTAAGGCCAGCCAGTACGTGGAGACCGAGGTCAAGTTCGAGGACGGGCGGCGCGGCAGGGTGGCCGCCGATGTCGTCCTGGTCGAGGCGCGTGTTTTTCCCACCGTGCGCAAGGTGGCCTGA
- a CDS encoding calcium-binding protein, producing the protein MVYSQVLRLPLFHAPAMAHIVTRSNSIPSLTAHMEELLGDFEAQVFELQTLTAGMLTDLTMGFYISYADNTQINLGWNYGFNDGYGTILGSGFAAVANGGRAVATSLDLSGHHGGHPIAIHMGGGVSVSLNGLGGYVAEASIQSGYTSVVFRGRVPVTTGTSAYSSIELTLPGSGSELWRLTLTGQLTDNDFGDISGTVTAMTLSRDSFGSGYGFGTVFSVSGISIPVERPFDDADDVSTFLGRLFSGGDFIEGTSGVDTLYGYGGDDILDGKAGADTLIGGVGDDTYVIDDLGDQIAESEGQGSDTARLALAGSGSTTLADNVENGVLLDGVDWALSGNDLDNLLRGNTLDNTLSGGDGDDVLDGKGGADLLAGGEGDDVYVIDALGDSVVEASDAGHDLLRVGIRTRGGSLTLADNVEDAVLTAPVAFTLVGNDLDNRLTGNYRNDSLLGGAGDDVLDGRRGADRLAGGAGNDALRGGAGADQFVFDSALNGVSNVDQVLDFAAGDRLVLDDAIFAALAGGVTAAHLASGAGLSAATTASQHLLYDTGSGALYYDADGAGGSAATLFAVLHLANGNAPPHLAASDFIVA; encoded by the coding sequence GTGGTATATTCGCAGGTCCTGAGACTGCCCCTGTTTCACGCCCCCGCCATGGCCCACATCGTCACCCGCTCCAACAGCATTCCCAGCCTGACGGCACACATGGAAGAGCTTCTCGGCGACTTCGAAGCACAGGTCTTCGAATTGCAGACCCTGACGGCCGGGATGCTGACCGATCTGACCATGGGGTTCTACATCAGCTACGCCGACAACACCCAGATCAACCTGGGTTGGAATTACGGCTTCAATGATGGCTACGGGACCATCCTCGGCAGCGGCTTCGCGGCGGTCGCCAATGGCGGCCGTGCAGTGGCCACTTCCCTCGACCTGTCGGGACATCATGGCGGGCACCCCATCGCGATTCACATGGGCGGCGGCGTCTCGGTTTCCCTCAACGGCCTGGGGGGATACGTGGCCGAAGCCTCCATCCAGTCCGGGTACACCTCCGTCGTGTTCCGGGGGCGGGTTCCCGTCACCACGGGAACCTCCGCGTATTCGTCCATCGAACTCACCCTTCCCGGCAGCGGTTCGGAGTTGTGGCGCCTCACCCTGACAGGCCAATTGACGGATAACGATTTTGGCGACATCTCCGGCACGGTGACCGCCATGACCTTGAGCCGTGACAGCTTCGGTTCGGGCTACGGTTTCGGGACGGTATTTTCCGTGTCCGGCATCTCCATTCCGGTCGAACGCCCCTTCGACGACGCCGATGACGTCAGCACTTTCCTCGGCCGCCTGTTTTCCGGCGGCGACTTCATCGAGGGCACCAGCGGCGTCGATACGCTCTACGGTTACGGCGGCGACGACATCCTGGACGGCAAGGCCGGGGCGGACACGTTGATTGGCGGGGTCGGCGACGACACCTACGTGATCGACGACCTCGGCGACCAGATCGCCGAAAGCGAGGGACAGGGCAGCGACACCGCTCGGCTGGCCCTGGCCGGGAGCGGCAGCACCACCCTGGCCGACAACGTCGAAAACGGCGTCCTTCTGGACGGCGTCGATTGGGCCCTCAGCGGCAATGATCTCGACAACCTCCTGCGCGGCAACACCCTGGACAACACCCTGAGCGGCGGCGACGGCGACGACGTGCTGGACGGCAAGGGCGGCGCCGATCTCCTGGCGGGAGGCGAGGGGGACGACGTCTATGTCATCGACGCCCTGGGCGACAGCGTCGTCGAGGCCTCCGACGCCGGCCACGACCTGCTGCGGGTGGGCATCCGCACCCGCGGAGGCAGTCTCACCCTGGCCGACAATGTCGAGGACGCCGTCCTCACCGCCCCGGTGGCGTTCACCCTGGTGGGCAACGACCTCGACAACCGCTTGACCGGCAACTACCGCAACGACAGCCTGCTGGGCGGGGCGGGGGACGATGTCCTCGACGGCCGCCGGGGTGCCGACCGGCTGGCGGGCGGCGCGGGCAACGACGCCTTGCGTGGAGGCGCCGGCGCCGATCAGTTCGTTTTCGACAGCGCCTTGAACGGCGTCAGCAACGTGGACCAGGTGCTCGATTTCGCCGCCGGGGATCGCCTGGTGCTGGACGACGCCATTTTCGCTGCCCTGGCGGGCGGGGTCACGGCGGCCCATCTGGCCAGTGGGGCCGGGCTTTCGGCGGCCACGACCGCCAGCCAGCACCTCCTCTACGACACCGGCAGCGGCGCCCTCTATTACGACGCCGACGGCGCCGGTGGCAGCGCCGCCACCCTCTTCGCCGTGCTCCATCTGGCCAACGGCAACGCGCCGCCACACCTCGCCGCCAGCGACTTCATCGTCGCCTGA
- a CDS encoding type I secretion system permease/ATPase, which produces MQELLRTYRHVLVHAGVMSFFLNLLLLAPTLYMLQVFDRVFTSRSDETLFWLTAITVGLLALYLVIDWMRGRLLAGVSALVDRLLGETVMLRVLEDAASPTPGRLAFLARDAGILRSFFGGPGIVALLEAPWLPFFIVVIYLFHPLLGTLAVLSALALVGLAVLNFRLTQKPLESIQDATRKAGRFIDVGSRNAEVVKALGMYRDVVERWGRHNREALRQQNDVARATSWLSGGTRFARQLIQVLMLAAGAYLVIDQHVTPGVMMATTLILGRALAPVEQLIAQWKLIGEARVAYRRLDAAFTSRAEKPKPLQLPPLKGEVVADRVSFGIRPGQPAILKGVSFNLAAGEFLGVIGPSGSGKSTLVRLLTGVWSPQAGAIRLDGAEVGHWDAEALGRQIGYLPQDIELFPGTVAENIARMGPVDDAAVIEAAQAAGVHSLILGLPEGYATEIGINGENLSGGQRQRVALARALYGRPQLVVLDEPNANLDADGDQALLASLDRLKQAGVTAVMVCHKPSLLARADRLLILKEGAVAAFGPREEILAKLAPVTSMPQGDKRGRA; this is translated from the coding sequence ATGCAGGAACTCCTTCGCACTTATCGCCACGTCCTGGTTCACGCCGGGGTGATGAGCTTTTTTCTCAACCTGCTGCTGCTGGCCCCCACCCTGTACATGCTGCAGGTGTTCGACCGGGTGTTCACCAGCCGCAGCGACGAGACCCTGTTCTGGCTCACCGCCATTACCGTCGGTCTCCTGGCGCTCTACCTCGTCATCGACTGGATGCGGGGCCGCCTGCTGGCCGGGGTCAGCGCCCTGGTGGACCGGCTTCTGGGCGAGACCGTGATGCTGCGGGTGCTGGAAGACGCCGCTTCGCCCACCCCCGGCCGCCTGGCCTTCCTGGCCCGGGATGCGGGCATCCTGCGCAGCTTCTTTGGCGGGCCGGGCATCGTGGCGCTGCTGGAGGCGCCCTGGCTGCCCTTCTTCATTGTCGTCATCTATCTGTTTCATCCCCTCCTCGGCACCCTGGCGGTCCTCTCCGCCCTGGCCCTGGTCGGGCTGGCGGTGCTCAATTTTCGCCTCACCCAGAAACCCCTGGAGTCGATCCAGGACGCCACCCGCAAGGCCGGCCGCTTCATCGACGTCGGCAGCCGCAATGCCGAAGTGGTCAAGGCCCTGGGCATGTACCGCGACGTGGTCGAACGCTGGGGGCGCCACAATCGCGAGGCCCTGCGCCAGCAGAACGACGTGGCCCGCGCCACCTCCTGGCTATCCGGCGGCACCCGCTTTGCGCGGCAACTGATCCAGGTGCTCATGCTGGCCGCAGGGGCCTATCTGGTCATCGACCAGCACGTCACGCCGGGGGTGATGATGGCCACCACCCTCATCCTGGGCCGTGCCCTGGCCCCGGTGGAGCAGCTGATCGCGCAATGGAAGCTCATCGGCGAAGCCCGGGTGGCCTACCGGCGCCTCGACGCAGCCTTTACCAGTCGGGCGGAAAAACCCAAGCCCCTGCAACTGCCGCCCCTCAAGGGCGAGGTGGTCGCGGATCGGGTGTCCTTCGGTATCCGCCCGGGGCAGCCGGCCATCCTCAAGGGGGTCAGTTTCAACCTGGCGGCGGGGGAGTTTCTCGGGGTCATCGGACCCAGCGGCTCAGGCAAATCGACCCTGGTCCGCCTGCTGACCGGCGTGTGGTCCCCCCAGGCCGGGGCGATACGCCTCGACGGCGCCGAGGTCGGGCATTGGGACGCCGAGGCCCTGGGGCGCCAGATCGGCTACCTGCCCCAGGATATCGAGCTGTTTCCCGGCACCGTGGCGGAGAACATCGCCCGCATGGGGCCGGTGGATGACGCCGCGGTGATCGAAGCCGCCCAGGCGGCCGGCGTCCACAGCCTGATCCTCGGGCTGCCCGAAGGCTACGCCACCGAAATCGGCATCAATGGCGAAAACCTTTCCGGCGGCCAGCGGCAGCGGGTGGCCCTGGCCCGCGCCCTCTACGGCCGGCCCCAACTGGTCGTCCTCGACGAGCCCAACGCCAACCTGGACGCCGACGGCGATCAGGCGCTGCTGGCAAGCCTGGACCGCCTCAAGCAGGCCGGCGTCACCGCGGTCATGGTGTGCCACAAGCCCAGCCTGCTGGCCCGGGCCGACCGGCTGCTCATCCTGAAGGAGGGGGCGGTGGCGGCCTTCGGTCCGCGGGAGGAAATCCTGGCCAAGCTGGCCCCGGTGACGTCCATGCCACAGGGGGATAAACGTGGGCGCGCTTAG
- a CDS encoding PAS domain-containing protein — protein MKNPIQPTNQEKVMRENDFIVSKTDTKGRITYGNEIFIEFSGYSEKELLGAQHNIIRHPDMPRGVFKFLWDNIAAGSEVFAYVKNMAKDGSFYWVFAHVTPDYDGAGNISGYLSVRRAPKRSALPVIEGLYRAMLEAETKAGARDACDASLALLVGVLKDKGMSYEELIHAL, from the coding sequence ATGAAAAATCCGATTCAACCCACGAATCAGGAGAAGGTCATGCGGGAGAACGATTTCATCGTCTCCAAGACCGACACCAAGGGGCGCATCACTTACGGCAACGAGATTTTCATCGAGTTTTCGGGCTATTCCGAAAAGGAACTGCTCGGCGCCCAGCACAACATCATCCGTCACCCGGACATGCCGCGGGGGGTGTTCAAGTTTCTCTGGGACAACATTGCCGCCGGCAGCGAGGTTTTCGCCTACGTGAAGAACATGGCCAAGGACGGCAGCTTCTACTGGGTTTTCGCCCATGTGACGCCGGATTACGACGGGGCCGGCAACATCAGCGGTTACCTCTCGGTGCGCCGGGCCCCCAAGCGCAGCGCCCTGCCGGTGATCGAGGGCCTTTACCGGGCCATGCTGGAAGCCGAGACCAAGGCGGGGGCGCGGGACGCCTGCGATGCTTCCCTGGCGCTCCTGGTGGGCGTGTTGAAGGATAAAGGCATGAGTTATGAGGAGCTGATCCATGCACTCTAA
- a CDS encoding tetratricopeptide repeat protein — translation MTNRSPPPATPTHDTSACTGLALMAAGNFAGAEVAFLADLAAAPERSEAHFHLGLNAYAAGRLEQAEAHWLAALARQSPDLAWHLAALALRREDWRRGWLLAEARFCKRDRPVPRRHADLPAWEGEALAENSLLLWGDQGLGDQIQFARFIPQVQARCPRLRLEVDAPLVRLFAALFPGLPVGEAGKTPPDPGSRQQCLASLPRILDACGDAALAGGPAYGTLGAAVRAPWQQRLGPRQRPRVGLAWAGNPQHPNDAARSVGLAALAPLFALAERCDFHTLQVGGRAAEGAGSGLPCVDWSGQIADFYDSAGLVAELDLVVTVDSAVAHLAGALGKPVWIMVPAVPDWRWGDARGEATLWYPTARLFRQAAPGDWGPVVARLVSALEAQFPAAPSAPGRKQKKAEPRGVLVPDPATADEATCLRRLAADPLHRPSLVRLAQLAPKSADPKRLLPVFHRGRSHPEAALMLARLLVRLDKKKAALALLRPLTGHQPKLAYAWLLRSDLARQLHRAEEAIDAARQALSLDDNSGEAWLHLANALREGKDLPEALAAIQRAAELSPRSPGILNNLGVLQKEDGRLEEAVATYRRALAVEPRNAAATTNLGSALRDLGRFDESLACFRRALESDPGNPDTWFGLGNTLKESGRVPEAIAAFREALARKPDHVDVQVNLSLLLLLTGQFGDGWDLYEQRFHRPKNPVRPRRFAQPLWQGDSLAGQRLLVWGEQGAGDKIMAARLLPEVAAEAAALVVETDARLLRLLAANFPAYTWVTEATPADPATATATRQAPLLSLARFRRRSLAAFGDGRPYLTADAAQTAAWKERLAGLAGRRVGLVWAGSPTHQNDARRSLPLERFAPLFAQPGVSFVSLQVGPDAAQAAASGLPLADFSADLGDYADSAALIANLDLVIAVDTSVAHLAAALGVPTWILVPFHPDWRWLDSAPDSTPWYAAARLFRQPAYGDWESVVERVRRALEVLMS, via the coding sequence ATGACAAACCGCAGTCCCCCGCCCGCCACCCCGACCCACGACACCTCGGCCTGCACCGGCCTCGCCCTGATGGCCGCCGGAAACTTCGCTGGCGCCGAAGTCGCATTCCTGGCGGACCTCGCCGCCGCCCCGGAGCGCAGCGAAGCCCATTTCCACCTGGGCCTGAACGCCTATGCCGCCGGTCGCCTGGAGCAGGCCGAGGCCCACTGGCTGGCCGCTCTGGCGCGCCAGAGCCCCGACCTCGCCTGGCACCTCGCCGCCCTGGCGCTGCGCCGGGAAGACTGGCGCCGAGGCTGGCTTCTGGCCGAAGCACGCTTCTGCAAGCGGGATCGCCCCGTCCCCCGCCGCCACGCGGACCTGCCCGCCTGGGAAGGCGAAGCCCTGGCCGAAAATTCCCTGCTCCTCTGGGGTGACCAGGGCCTGGGAGACCAGATCCAGTTCGCCCGCTTCATCCCCCAGGTGCAGGCCCGCTGCCCCCGCCTGCGGCTGGAGGTGGACGCGCCTCTCGTCCGATTGTTCGCCGCCCTTTTCCCCGGCCTCCCGGTCGGCGAAGCGGGCAAGACGCCGCCCGACCCCGGCAGTCGGCAGCAATGCCTGGCATCCCTGCCCCGCATTCTCGACGCCTGCGGCGACGCTGCCCTGGCCGGCGGCCCGGCCTACGGCACACTCGGCGCTGCTGTCCGGGCGCCCTGGCAGCAGCGCCTCGGCCCCCGCCAGCGCCCCCGGGTGGGCCTGGCCTGGGCCGGCAATCCGCAACACCCCAACGACGCGGCCCGTTCGGTGGGCCTCGCCGCCCTGGCCCCCCTCTTCGCCCTGGCGGAGCGCTGCGACTTCCACACCCTCCAGGTGGGCGGTCGCGCCGCCGAAGGGGCGGGTTCCGGGCTACCCTGCGTGGACTGGTCCGGCCAGATCGCCGATTTTTACGACAGCGCCGGCCTCGTCGCCGAACTGGATCTGGTCGTCACCGTGGACAGCGCCGTGGCGCACCTGGCCGGCGCCCTGGGCAAGCCGGTGTGGATTATGGTCCCCGCCGTGCCCGACTGGCGCTGGGGCGACGCCCGGGGCGAGGCGACCCTGTGGTATCCCACGGCCCGCCTCTTTCGCCAGGCGGCGCCCGGCGATTGGGGCCCGGTGGTCGCCAGGCTGGTGAGCGCCCTGGAAGCGCAATTTCCCGCTGCCCCCTCCGCTCCAGGCCGGAAGCAGAAGAAGGCCGAGCCCCGCGGCGTCCTTGTCCCCGACCCTGCCACCGCCGACGAAGCCACCTGCCTGCGGCGCCTGGCCGCAGACCCCCTGCACCGCCCCAGCCTCGTCCGTCTGGCCCAGTTGGCGCCCAAGAGCGCCGACCCCAAACGCCTGCTGCCCGTGTTCCACCGCGGCCGCAGCCATCCCGAGGCCGCCCTCATGCTGGCCCGGCTGCTGGTGCGCCTCGACAAGAAGAAAGCCGCCCTCGCCCTCCTGCGTCCCCTCACCGGCCACCAGCCGAAACTCGCCTACGCCTGGCTGCTGCGCAGTGACCTCGCCCGCCAGTTGCACCGGGCCGAGGAAGCCATCGACGCCGCCCGCCAGGCCCTCAGCCTGGACGACAACAGTGGCGAAGCCTGGCTCCACCTGGCCAACGCCCTGCGCGAGGGAAAGGACTTGCCCGAGGCCCTGGCCGCCATCCAGCGCGCCGCCGAGCTCTCACCCCGTTCCCCCGGCATCCTCAACAACCTTGGCGTGCTGCAGAAAGAAGACGGCCGCCTGGAAGAAGCGGTGGCCACCTACCGCCGCGCCCTGGCCGTCGAGCCCCGCAACGCCGCCGCCACCACCAACCTGGGCAGCGCCCTGCGCGATCTGGGCCGCTTCGACGAATCCCTGGCCTGCTTCCGGCGCGCCCTGGAGAGCGACCCGGGCAACCCCGACACCTGGTTCGGCCTGGGCAACACCCTCAAGGAATCGGGCCGGGTCCCGGAGGCCATCGCCGCCTTCCGCGAGGCCCTGGCCCGCAAGCCCGATCACGTCGATGTGCAGGTGAATCTCTCCCTCCTCCTCCTGCTCACCGGCCAGTTCGGCGACGGCTGGGATCTCTACGAACAGCGCTTCCACCGCCCCAAGAATCCCGTGCGTCCCCGCCGCTTTGCGCAGCCCCTCTGGCAAGGGGATTCCCTGGCGGGCCAACGCCTGCTGGTCTGGGGCGAGCAGGGTGCCGGCGACAAGATCATGGCCGCCCGCCTGCTGCCCGAGGTGGCCGCCGAAGCCGCCGCCTTGGTGGTGGAAACCGACGCCCGCCTGCTGCGCCTGCTGGCGGCCAATTTCCCCGCTTACACCTGGGTGACCGAAGCCACCCCGGCCGACCCGGCCACGGCGACGGCAACCCGGCAGGCCCCCCTGCTCTCCCTCGCCCGCTTTCGTCGCCGCAGCCTGGCCGCCTTCGGTGACGGCCGCCCCTACCTGACGGCCGACGCCGCCCAGACCGCGGCCTGGAAGGAGCGCCTCGCCGGCCTGGCCGGCCGCCGCGTGGGCCTGGTCTGGGCGGGCAGCCCCACCCACCAGAACGACGCCCGCCGCTCCCTGCCCCTGGAGCGCTTCGCGCCGCTCTTCGCGCAACCCGGGGTCAGCTTCGTCAGCCTGCAAGTGGGCCCCGATGCGGCCCAGGCAGCCGCCAGCGGCCTGCCCCTGGCGGACTTCAGCGCCGATCTGGGGGACTACGCCGACTCCGCCGCCCTCATTGCCAATCTGGATCTGGTCATCGCGGTGGACACCTCGGTCGCGCACCTGGCCGCAGCCCTGGGCGTCCCCACCTGGATTCTCGTCCCCTTCCACCCCGACTGGCGCTGGCTCGACAGCGCCCCCGACAGCACCCCCTGGTATGCCGCGGCGCGACTCTTCCGGCAGCCGGCCTACGGGGATTGGGAGAGCGTCGTCGAGCGGGTGAGGCGGGCGCTTGAAGTGCTCATGTCTTGA
- a CDS encoding hemerythrin, with product MDDLSLTLLPEALIVDVPELDAQHEAIFAQIEALKEACLGRDDVPAAPLALLVDLLCGHFATEERLARAAGIYFGAHESVHRESLVALDRTIHRVRQGGLDVFCLLRYLECWFERHILEHDMPFAERLNAAHALPRPRPAAMPLRLRA from the coding sequence ATGGACGACCTTTCCCTGACACTGCTTCCCGAAGCCCTGATCGTCGACGTGCCGGAACTCGACGCGCAACACGAGGCGATCTTCGCCCAGATCGAAGCGCTCAAGGAGGCCTGCCTGGGCCGGGATGACGTTCCCGCCGCTCCCCTCGCCCTGCTCGTGGATTTGCTGTGTGGTCACTTCGCCACCGAAGAGCGCCTCGCCCGGGCGGCCGGCATCTACTTCGGCGCCCACGAGAGCGTGCATCGGGAAAGTCTGGTCGCCCTGGACCGCACCATCCATCGCGTGCGCCAGGGGGGGCTGGATGTCTTCTGCCTGCTGCGCTATCTGGAGTGCTGGTTCGAGCGCCACATTCTCGAACACGACATGCCTTTCGCCGAACGCTTGAACGCGGCCCACGCCCTGCCCCGCCCGCGCCCCGCCGCGATGCCCTTGCGGCTGCGCGCCTGA